The sequence AGGAAGCCGGGGGTGCCGTGGGCCGCGGTGCTGTACGTCGGTGGCGTCCAACTCGGCGCGTACGCCCTCGGCCGGCTGCCCCGGGAGCGGCGTACGCAGGCGCTGCGGGCGCAGTCCACCAACGTCGTGAATCTGCGGGCCGGGCGCGGGTACACCCTGCTCACCAGCGCGGCGCTCGTCGAGGAGCCGCTGGCGGTGCCGTACGCCACCGCGCTGCTGGCCACGCTCGGTACGGCCGAGGCGCGGTGGGGCACCGGGCGCGCGGCCGGGGTGTTCGCCGCGGGGCACATCGGGGCGAGCCTGCTGGTCTACGGGGCGTTGCGCGGCCGGGTGCGGCTCGACCCGCCGGACGGGACGGCGCGGGCCGTCGACGTCGGCGCCAGCTACGGCTGGAACGCCACGCTCGGCGCCCTGGCCGCCGCCGTTCCGCACCGGGGCGCGCGGACCGCGGCGAGCGCCGGGCTGCTGGCGCTGGGGATACGGCCGGTGCTCCGCCGGGAGCGGACGTTCACCGACGCGGGCCATCTGACCGCGCTGGGACTCGGGCTGGCAATGGGCACGGCGATACGGGCCGGGTCCCGGGCGGGCATACGGACGGGGATGCGGACAGGGATACGGACAAGGATGCGGACCGGGATACGGGCGGGGAGCCGATGAGGCGGGGGGCGACCAACGGGGCTGCCCACGATGTGGAACGGGGCCGTGACGTCGGTCAACTTCGTTCCCTCGCGCGTCGGCCGTCTGGTTGAATAGGGGCATGGCCAGCCTTTCTCACACCGCGACGGGTCGCAGCGACCTCGAGCCTTTCTGGCCGTCCCGGCAGGCGCACGCTTTCGACCGTCTGTGTTGCCGCGCGCACTGAGCGCGGGCCCGCACACGCCTCACCGACGCCGCTGACCGGCGTCCCCAGCCCTGCCCGCGCGCATGACGTCCCCGACGCCCCTCTGCGCGAAAGAGCTGATCTCGATGACGAACGTCCGTACCCTTCCTGCCACTTCCGCGACGGCCCCCCTGTCCGCCCCGACCGCACCGCACCGCCACCGCCTGCGCGCGGTGGCGCCCCACGAAGCCCTGCCATCTCCCGCCACCACCCCGGGTGCCGACTCCCCCGGCCTCCGGCCGGGCGGACCCCCGTCGCGCCCCGGCATCCGGTCCGTCGCCGAGCTGCTGGACGCCGGCGCCACCTGGATCCCGGCGCCGCAGCACAGCCTGCCCGTCCTGCCCGGCCAGCCGCCGATGGTCGGCTATCTGGTCCTCGTACCGGCCGAACACGCCCCCGGGACCGGCGCCCCGGAGCCCGTCACCGATCCGACGGCCGCGGCCACGCTCACAGCGGCCACCGCGGCGGCCACGGCAGGGGCGGCCGCCGCCCTGTCACCGGCGCCCGCGCCCGCCCTCACCCCCGCCCCCGGGGCGTCCGACGGCGACCAGACCGTACGGATCGACGCCGAGCGGCGCACCGCGCAGGTCCAGGGCCGCCCGCTGGACCTGACGTACCTGGAGTTCGAGCTGCTGGCCCACCTGGTGGCGCATCCGCACCGGGTGCACACCCGCGACCAGCTGGTGACCACGGTGTGGGGCTACGGCCATGTCGGCGACGGCCGCACCGTCGACGTCCATGTCGCCCGGCTGCGCCGCAAGTTGGGCGCCGCGCACCGGTCGTCGATCGTGACGGTGCGCCGGGTCGGCTACAAGTACGTGCCGACCACGTGATGCGCGGAGTGCGGGACGGCGGCGTCAGGCTCCGTCCCGTATTCCCCGGCAGGGACCGGGGCGGACGCGGACCGCTCCCCCGCCGTGCCCGCCCCGCCGCCGCAGATACGCCACACACCCCGCGATCAGCAGGCCCGTCCCCGAGGCCAGCAGCAGCCCGGTGACCGGGGAGTCGGTCAGCGCCGCGCCGCCCAGGCCGCCCACGGCCGTGCTGAACAGCGCCCAGAGGGCGGCGCCCACCGCGTCCAGCAGGACGAAGCGGCGCAGTGGGAAGCGTGCGGTCCCGGTGGCGAGCGCGGCGACCACCCGCCCGCCGGGCAGGAAACGGCCGGCGATGACGAGGGTGGCGGCGTGGCGTTCGACCGTCGTCAGGGCGCGGGCGTGGCGGGCCCGGCCGCGTTCGCCGCGCAGCAGCCAGGCCGTGGCGCGGGGGCCGGCGCAGCGGCCGAGGGCATGGCCGAGGCAGTCGCCCGCCAGGGCGCCGGTCGCCGCGACGGCGGCCAGCAGCGCGAGCAGTGCCCACTGCGGGCCGATCAGCACGGCGACGAGGACCACGGTGGTCTCGCTCGGCATGAACGGCAGCAGTGCGTCGAGCGCGGACACCAGCAGGACGATCAGCCACAGCCAGGGCGAGTGCAGCATCCCCCGGAGCGGCTCGGCGAGCCGGTCCAGCTGGTCCACATACACCCAGGTGGCCAGCTGGTCAGACATGGTGACGGACCGGCTGTTGCGGCAGCGGTCGCGAAGCGGCCCGGCCGCGGCCCGGAACCTGGCCGGGAACGCCGCCCGGAACACCGCCCGTAACCTGGCCGGGAACACGGCCCGCGCCGCCGCCCAGTACGGCGCCCTCGGCGAGCGCCGCCAGCCGCCGCCGGTCGAGCCCGCCGCGCCCGCCCGGCACGGCGCCCGGCCCGTCGCCCGTCAGCGGCGGATGCGTGGTGACCTGTACGGCCAGCGCACGGGCCGCCAGCACCCGCCGCAGCGAGCCGACGAAGGTGTCCTCGCCGCAGAACGCCGCGACCGTGCTGGGGTGGCCGCCCTGCGTGTAGCCGAGGGTCACCGGGCGGACCGGGGCGCCCGCGTCCAGGGCGGCCTGGAAGGTGGCCCGCCGGAAGGTGCCCTGGTCGGCGGTGCACCAGGTGGTGGCCTGCGGGAAGACGGCGACGGAACGGCCGGAGCGCAGCAGCGCGGCCAGTTCGGCCACGGCGTGCGGGAGTTGGCGGGGATCGGTGCGGTCGATGAAGTGCGTACCGGCCCTGCGGGCCAGTCCGCCGACGACCGGCCAGCCGCCGACCTCGCGTTTGGCGAGCAGGACGACCGGTTCCACGGCGAGCAGCGCGGGGATGTCGAGCCAGGAGATGTGGTTGAGGACTATGAGGGTGCCGGGGCCGCCCGCGGGCCCGGGGACGGACAGGCGCTCCGTGAGGCTCGCGCCCGCCATCCGTATGCCCAGCGCCGCGATCAGCTCCCGGGCGTGGGCGCGCAGCCGTACGGGGTCGGCCAGCCCCTCGCCGTCCGCCAGCGCGCGCCGCACCGCCCGCGCGAACGCGGCGAGCCGGCGGGCGGTTTCGGCCGCCCGGACGCGCGGGAGGCCGTGCGTGGCGCACTCCGGGGTGCAGTCCGACCACACGTCCCAGGGGCCGTTCACCGCCCGCCCCGTGGCCATCGGCCCGTTCACCGTTCCCCCAGGAAGAAGCGCCGGTAGCGCTCCCCGAGCCGTTCCATGTCCAGGACGACGAAGAAGTCGGCGACATCGAACTCGGGGTCGTGGGCGGGCGCGCCGCAGATGACCGCGCCGATGCGCAGATAGCCGCGCAGCAGCGGGGGCAGTTGGGCGAGGCTGGGGCGGTCGGGGGCGGGGACGGTGGGGTGCCAGGGGTGGTGCGGGGTGACCCGGAGTCCGTCGGGGGCGGCGTAGCGGGTGCGGCCCAGTGCGTGGGCGTGGGCGGCCGCGGTGCCTCCGTCGGCGAGCGGGACGGAGGCGCAGCCGGCCAGATAGCGGTGGCCGGAGAGCAGGGTGTAGCGGGCGAGGGCGGCCCACATCTGGTTGATCACGGCGCCGCCGCGGTGGTCGGGGTGGACGCAGGAGCGGCCCGTCTCGATCAGTGAGGAGCGCAGGGGGGCCAGGGCGGTGAGGTCGAACTCGCCGTCGGAGTAGAGGCGGGCGCTGCGGCCGGGCGGCAGCAGCCGGTAGGTGCCGACCACCTCGCCGCTCGCGGTGTGGGTGACGACGAGGTGGTCGGCGAGCTCGTCCACGGCGTCGATGTCGTGACCGGCGAGCGGGGAGTGCAGGGTGGCGCCCATCTCCCCGGCGAAGACGCGGTGGCGCAGGCGCTGGGCGGCGCGGATCTGCTCCTGGGTGTCGGCGATCACGGCGGTGTAGCCGGGGGCGGCGGCCGGGTCGGCGGCGGGGGCGGAGCCGGGGACGGGAGAGGCGGTGGTGGCGGGGGTGGCGGGGGTCGGGATGGCGGCGGAAGCGGTCGGTGCCGAGCGCATGGAAGCCCTCCTTGGGTGGTGGTGTACGCACCACCAAAAAACTGCGGATTGCCGCAGTGACCTGGCCTTCTCTACTCGGGAAACTGTTCCCGCGCCCGACGGCCGGGCGCGTGAAGCGCAGGGAGCCTACGGATGAGGGTCCGCAGAACACTGGTCGCCGCCGTTCGGGTCCCGATCGGCCGGATCGCGGCATTCGGCACATCCCGGCCGTGGCGGCCTACTTGGACGGCGGATGACCGCCCGTTAGCGTGCCCTCCACGCACGGGTCCATCGGTACTGCCGAGCAGTGGGGGGCATACGTGAGCCAGCCGTCACGACGCGCGCTGTTGGGGACCGCCGGAGCGATCGGCGCGAGGGCGGCGCTCGGGGCCGCGGCCCCCGTCACCGCGACCGGACCCGTCGCCCCCGGGCAGGAGCGGGCGGCCGCGTACGACACGGCCCCGGCGCGGGCGGCCCTGGAGCGGCTGCTGCCCGGCCACGCCGACCAGTTCCGCCTGCGCGCGCTGCCGCCCGGTGGTGCCGCCGACCGCTTCCGGGTCGACGGCACCACCGGCCGCATCACCGTGGCCGGCACCACCCCCGCCACGCTCCTGACCGGCGTCCACTGGTACCTCAAGTACTCCTGTCACGCCCATCTCTCCTGGGCCGGCGACCAGCCGGCCCTGCCCGCCCGGCTGCCCGCCCCGGCCTCCCCCGTCGAGCGCGCCACCCCGCTGCCGCACCGCTTCGCCCTCAACGACACCCACGACGGCTACACCGCCCCGTACGCCACCTGGGCGCGCTGGGAGCGGCTGATCGACGTCCTCGCACTGCACGGCGTGAACGAGGTGCTGGTCACCCCGGGCGCCGAGGCCGTCTACCACCGTCTGCTGACCGATTTCGGCTATTCCGACGCCGAGGCCCGCACCTGGCTCCCGGCGCCCTCGCACCAGCCGTGGTGGCTGCTCCAGAACATGAGCGCCTACGGCGGTCCGGTGAGCCGTCAACTGATCGACCGCCGCGCCGAGTTGGGCCGCAGGATCACCGACCGGCTGCGCTCCCTGGGCATGCACCCGGTGCTCCCCGGCTACTTCGGCACCGTCCCCGACGGGTTCGCCGCCCGCAACCCCGGGGCCCGTACCGTCCCCCAGGGCAGCTGGTCCGGCCTGCGGCGCCCCGACTGGCTCGACCCCCGCACCGACGCCTTCGCCGAGGTCGCCGCCGCTTTCTACCGTCACCAGCACCGACTCCTGGGCCCCGCAGGACACTTCAAGATGGATCTGCTGCACGAGGGCGGCGACCCGGGCGACGTACCGGTCCCCGAGGCCGCCCGCGCCGTGGAGAAGGCCCTGCGCACCGCCCGCCCCGGTGCCACCTGGGTGATCCTCGGCTGGCAGGCGAACCCCCGGCGCGATCTGCTGGACGCCGTCGATCACGACCGGATGCTGATCGTGGACGGTCTGAGCGATCTGGAGACGGTCACCGACCGGGAACGGGACTGGGGCGGGGTGCCCTACGCCTTCGGCTCCATCCCCAACTTCGGCGGCCGCACCACCCTGGGCGCCAAGACCCATATGTGGACGAAGCGCTTCACCGCATGGCGGGACAAGGAGGGCAGCCGGATGGCGGGCACCGCGTATATGCCGGAGGCGGCGGAGCGCGATCCCGCCGCATTCGAGCTGTTCAGCGAACTGGCGTGGCGGGAGCGCCCGGTGGACCGCGCCGCATGGTTCGACGGCTACGCCGATCTGCGCTACGGCGCCCACGACGCGCACGCCCGCACCGCGTTCTCCGCCCTGCGCACCAGCGCGTACGCCATCGACAGCAAGGACGGCCGCCCGCACGACTCGGTCTTCGCCGCCCGCCCGAGCCTGGCCGCCCGCTCCGGCACGGTCTACGCCACCCACACCCCGGCCTTCGACCCGGCCGCCTTCGACACCGCCTTCGCCGCGTTACTGAAGGTCGCCCCCGCGCTGCGCGACAGCGACGCCTATCGCCACGATCTGACCGACGCCGCCCGGCAGGCCCTCGCCAACCGCTCCTGGCAGCTGATCCCCCAGCTCCAGGACGCCTACCGGCACAAGGACCGGCCGGCGTTCAAGGACCTGTCGCGGCTGTGGCTGCGGCTGATGCGGCTGAGCGACGAGGTCACCGGCGCGCACCGGAACTTCCTGCTCGGGCCCTGGCTGGCCGACGCCGGGGCGATGGCCGCCGACGACGAGGAGGCGGCGCGGCTGGAACACGGCGCCCGCGCCCTGATCACCACCTGGGCGGACCGCTCCACCGCCGACGGCGGCGCACTCGCCAACTACGCCAACCGCGACTGGCACGGCCTGATCGGCGACGTCCATCTGCCGCAATGGCAGGCGTACTTGGACGAACTGGACGATGCGCTGGCGGTGGACCGCCCGCCGAAACCGTTCGACTGGTACGCGCAGGAGGAGCCCTGGACCCGGCGGCGCAACGCCTATCCGCTGCGCCCCACCGCCGACCCGTACCGCACCGCCCGCCGGGTCCACGACACCCTCGCCGCCGCGCCCTACCAGGGCACCGTCTCCCTGACCGCCGCCCCGCACGCGCTGCCGCCGGGCGGCCGCGCCACCCTCACCGCCGCTCTGCGCAACGTCAACGGCCTGCGCGCCACCGGCCGGGTCGACTTCGCGCTGACCGGCCTGGACGCCACCGCCGACGGCCCCCTCACCCTGCCGTCCCTCCCGCCCGGCGGCACCGGCGAGGCCCAGTGGCGGGCGACGGCCCCGGCCGGGCCGCCGACGGACCCGCTGCGCCCGTTGCCGTACGGCCTGACGGTCGAGTACGGGCCGCGGGGCGAGCCCCGGGTGCGCGCGGTGCGCCGCGGCACGCTGTTCGTCGCCGGTCCGCTGGACGAAGCGCTCCGGACCGTCACCACCAATGGGGCGGTTTTCGGCCAGTTGGACGGGCGCTTCGCGATCAACGGTGCGGGAGCCGATCTGTGGCAGGGCACCGAGGAGTTCGGCGCCGTCTACCGGGCGGGCGCGCTCACACCGGGCGGCACGGTGACGGTGGAGGTGACCCGCCAGGAGGAGTCCACCGGCCCCTGGGCCCGTGCGGGCCTGATCGTCCGCAACCGCCTGGGCACACCGCACTCCCCCGGTTTCCTGAACCTGTCCGTCACGCCCGCCCACGGGGTCGTCCTCTCCTACGACGCGAACGGCGACGGCACCCTGGACACCTACCGGCGGCTGGCCGGGATCGCCGCCCCGGTGCTGCTCCGGCTGACCCGCGGCCGGGACGACGGCGGCCGGGGCACATACACCGGCGCCTGCTCCACCGACGGGGGCGGCACCTGGCGCACGGTCGCCACCGTCGCCGTCCCCGGGGCCGCCGCCGCCCAGGACGCCGGTCTGCACCAGTGCGCCGCCGACTCCGCCACCGGGGCGCGCGGAACGGCCGAATTCCGCCGCTGGCAGATGTCCTGAGGGGTCGCCTGCGCTCCACTGGAGGCGCGCACGGCCACCCCGTAGGCTGGCCGGATCGCACCACCGTCACGACGCATCACTGGCACGACGCACCACCAGCACAGCGCATCACGAGCACAACGCACCACAACCGCATGACGAGCGAGGGGAATCGGTATGGGCACCGCAGCGGACAAGGAGTGGCTCTACGGCCTCGACATCTCGGACGCCGAATGGCAGCGCCCGCCCGGCGACGCCGAGGAGGCGGTGGAGATCGCGTTCCTGGAGCGCGGTGCGGTGGCGATGCGCAATTCCACGGACCCCGATGTGGTCCTGCGCTACACCGAGGCGGAGTGGCGGGCGTTCGTCCTCGGCGCGCGGGACGGCGAGTTCGACCTCCAGTAGCGGCACCCGCCTGTGCGGTCACCCCGGGAACGAGCGGTCGGCCCCCGGGTGACCGGCACAGGATTCACTCGTTTCACTGAACGTGGAGCAGCAGCAGGCGACATCCCCGCGTCCGGACCGTAACCGCAACCATGCGCCCTCGGAGACCGCCGAGACCGAGGCCGCGGAGGCCGACACCGTCGAGGCCGAAGCGGTCGAGGCTGGCGCGTCCGAGGGCGAGGCGGACGAGCCGGGGGCGTCCGAGGGCGAGGTGGACGAGTCGCAGACGTCGGAAGCCGAGGCGCCCGAGACCGACGCCGCGGAGGACGAAACCGCCGCCCAGCCCGGTGAGCCGGAGGCCGACGCGCCGGAGACCGGTGAACCGCAGGCCGGTGAACCGCAGACCGACGCCACCGAATCCGTCGCCACCGAGCCCGACACCCCCGCGCCCGTCCTCCCCGCGCCCGCCGCCGTCACCCGCCTCCCCGCAGTCCCCGCCCTCCCCGTTCCCACCGAAGCCCCCTGGGCCCCCGACGCCCTCGACGTCCCCGACCTCATCGACGTCGACCAGGCCGAGATCGCCCTGGTGGAGCACTACCCCCACCTGGTCCGGCTCGCCTATCTGGTGCTGCCGTCCGGCAGTACCCGCGGCCGACGGGTCCTGGCCGCCCATGCCCTGGTGCAGCGCGCCCTCCCCCGCCAGCGCAGCTCCACCCGCGGCCTCGCCCTCCCCGCCCCCCGCGCGGGTGACGAGGCGGCCGCCGACCCCGGTTACGCCTTCCTGCGCGGCCGGGTCCTGAAGGCCGCGCTCGCCGCCGGGCGGCCCCGCCGCCTTCCCCTCCCCCCGCCGCTGCTCCCCCAGGTCTGGGGCCTACGCCTCTTCCCCCGCTCCGGCGGCGCCGATGAACTCGCCCTGGATCAGACGCTGTCGGCGCTGTCCGGACCCGGCCGGGCGGCCTTCGTCCTGCGCGATCTGGAGGGGCTGAGCGCCCCGGAGACGGCCCGGGTCCTGGAGGCGGCGGGGGTGTCCGACCCCGACGGGGCGCTGGCCGAGGCCGCCGGGGCCCCGGTCCCGGCGGGCAGCCGCGACCAGTCGCTGCTGGAGTCCGCGGAGTTCGACCCCTGCGCGCTCCAGGCCCGCCCGACGGATCTGATCCGGCGGCGCCAGCACGTCCGCGCGGCGCTGGCGGCGGGCGCGGCCGTGGTGGTGTGCGGCGCGCTGCTGGGGCTGCCCGGGGAGGGCTGGGGTCCGAACGGCGCCGCCGCGCCTCCGTACGCCCAGAACGCCGCGGCCGAGGCGGCCCTGGACCCCGGCAGGCTGACGGCGGCCTCCCCCAGCGCCTGGCAGACGGCGACGCGCCAGGACTTCGCCACCTGGCCCGCCCGCGGCGACCGGACCGGCGACCGGGCGCTGCTGCGCCGCGCGCTCGCGGTCTGGGCCCGGCCGGGCGCCCGCGTGCCCGTGACGGCGACGCCCGGCACCCCCACGGGCCCCGCGGCCGGGCCCCCGCAGCTGCTGTTCGCGGGCGTCGTCGACCACGCCGTCGTCGTGCTCTTCCACGACGGCCTGCGGGTGGTGCGCTATGCGGAGGCGGCGGACGGCACGGGCCAGGAGGCGGGCGGCGGTGCGTCGCTCGACTTCGCGCGGACGGACGGCGCGCAGGCGGCCTCCTCGGGCGCCCTGGTGGCGAACCGCACCCAGGGCAACACCCGCTATCTGGCGGCCCCTTGGGTGACC is a genomic window of Streptomyces gilvosporeus containing:
- a CDS encoding alpha-N-acetylglucosaminidase, with protein sequence MSQPSRRALLGTAGAIGARAALGAAAPVTATGPVAPGQERAAAYDTAPARAALERLLPGHADQFRLRALPPGGAADRFRVDGTTGRITVAGTTPATLLTGVHWYLKYSCHAHLSWAGDQPALPARLPAPASPVERATPLPHRFALNDTHDGYTAPYATWARWERLIDVLALHGVNEVLVTPGAEAVYHRLLTDFGYSDAEARTWLPAPSHQPWWLLQNMSAYGGPVSRQLIDRRAELGRRITDRLRSLGMHPVLPGYFGTVPDGFAARNPGARTVPQGSWSGLRRPDWLDPRTDAFAEVAAAFYRHQHRLLGPAGHFKMDLLHEGGDPGDVPVPEAARAVEKALRTARPGATWVILGWQANPRRDLLDAVDHDRMLIVDGLSDLETVTDRERDWGGVPYAFGSIPNFGGRTTLGAKTHMWTKRFTAWRDKEGSRMAGTAYMPEAAERDPAAFELFSELAWRERPVDRAAWFDGYADLRYGAHDAHARTAFSALRTSAYAIDSKDGRPHDSVFAARPSLAARSGTVYATHTPAFDPAAFDTAFAALLKVAPALRDSDAYRHDLTDAARQALANRSWQLIPQLQDAYRHKDRPAFKDLSRLWLRLMRLSDEVTGAHRNFLLGPWLADAGAMAADDEEAARLEHGARALITTWADRSTADGGALANYANRDWHGLIGDVHLPQWQAYLDELDDALAVDRPPKPFDWYAQEEPWTRRRNAYPLRPTADPYRTARRVHDTLAAAPYQGTVSLTAAPHALPPGGRATLTAALRNVNGLRATGRVDFALTGLDATADGPLTLPSLPPGGTGEAQWRATAPAGPPTDPLRPLPYGLTVEYGPRGEPRVRAVRRGTLFVAGPLDEALRTVTTNGAVFGQLDGRFAINGAGADLWQGTEEFGAVYRAGALTPGGTVTVEVTRQEESTGPWARAGLIVRNRLGTPHSPGFLNLSVTPAHGVVLSYDANGDGTLDTYRRLAGIAAPVLLRLTRGRDDGGRGTYTGACSTDGGGTWRTVATVAVPGAAAAQDAGLHQCAADSATGARGTAEFRRWQMS
- a CDS encoding winged helix-turn-helix domain-containing protein, producing MTNVRTLPATSATAPLSAPTAPHRHRLRAVAPHEALPSPATTPGADSPGLRPGGPPSRPGIRSVAELLDAGATWIPAPQHSLPVLPGQPPMVGYLVLVPAEHAPGTGAPEPVTDPTAAATLTAATAAATAGAAAALSPAPAPALTPAPGASDGDQTVRIDAERRTAQVQGRPLDLTYLEFELLAHLVAHPHRVHTRDQLVTTVWGYGHVGDGRTVDVHVARLRRKLGAAHRSSIVTVRRVGYKYVPTT
- a CDS encoding rhomboid-like protein, whose product is MGRTRRKPGVPWAAVLYVGGVQLGAYALGRLPRERRTQALRAQSTNVVNLRAGRGYTLLTSAALVEEPLAVPYATALLATLGTAEARWGTGRAAGVFAAGHIGASLLVYGALRGRVRLDPPDGTARAVDVGASYGWNATLGALAAAVPHRGARTAASAGLLALGIRPVLRRERTFTDAGHLTALGLGLAMGTAIRAGSRAGIRTGMRTGIRTRMRTGIRAGSR
- a CDS encoding GNAT family N-acetyltransferase, which translates into the protein MRSAPTASAAIPTPATPATTASPVPGSAPAADPAAAPGYTAVIADTQEQIRAAQRLRHRVFAGEMGATLHSPLAGHDIDAVDELADHLVVTHTASGEVVGTYRLLPPGRSARLYSDGEFDLTALAPLRSSLIETGRSCVHPDHRGGAVINQMWAALARYTLLSGHRYLAGCASVPLADGGTAAAHAHALGRTRYAAPDGLRVTPHHPWHPTVPAPDRPSLAQLPPLLRGYLRIGAVICGAPAHDPEFDVADFFVVLDMERLGERYRRFFLGER
- a CDS encoding DedA family protein, whose protein sequence is MSDQLATWVYVDQLDRLAEPLRGMLHSPWLWLIVLLVSALDALLPFMPSETTVVLVAVLIGPQWALLALLAAVAATGALAGDCLGHALGRCAGPRATAWLLRGERGRARHARALTTVERHAATLVIAGRFLPGGRVVAALATGTARFPLRRFVLLDAVGAALWALFSTAVGGLGGAALTDSPVTGLLLASGTGLLIAGCVAYLRRRGGHGGGAVRVRPGPCRGIRDGA
- a CDS encoding DUF397 domain-containing protein, with protein sequence MGTAADKEWLYGLDISDAEWQRPPGDAEEAVEIAFLERGAVAMRNSTDPDVVLRYTEAEWRAFVLGARDGEFDLQ
- a CDS encoding lysophospholipid acyltransferase family protein; the encoded protein is MATGRAVNGPWDVWSDCTPECATHGLPRVRAAETARRLAAFARAVRRALADGEGLADPVRLRAHARELIAALGIRMAGASLTERLSVPGPAGGPGTLIVLNHISWLDIPALLAVEPVVLLAKREVGGWPVVGGLARRAGTHFIDRTDPRQLPHAVAELAALLRSGRSVAVFPQATTWCTADQGTFRRATFQAALDAGAPVRPVTLGYTQGGHPSTVAAFCGEDTFVGSLRRVLAARALAVQVTTHPPLTGDGPGAVPGGRGGLDRRRLAALAEGAVLGGGAGRVPGQVTGGVPGGVPGQVPGRGRAASRPLPQQPVRHHV